The proteins below come from a single Pseudomonas chlororaphis genomic window:
- a CDS encoding exoribonuclease R, producing the protein MADWQSLDPEAAREAEKYENPIPSRELILAHLADRGSPASREQLVEEFGLTTEDQLEALRRRLRAMERDAQLIYTRRGTYAPVDKLDLILGRIAGHRDGFGFLIPDDGSDDLFMSPAQMRLVFDGDRALARVSGLDRRGRREGVIVEVVSRAHESIVGRYFEEGGIGFVVADNPKIQQEVLVTPGRNADAKVGQFVEVKITHWPTPRFQPQGDVVEVVGNYMAPGMEIDVALRTYDIPHVWPDAVMKEASKLKPEVEEKDKEKRIDLRHLPFVTIDGEDARDFDDAVYCEARPGKLRLFSGGWKLYVAIADVSSYVKLGSALDAEAQVRGNSVYFPERVVPMLPEQLSNGLCSLNPHVDRLAMVCEMTISKSGEMTDYCFYEAVIHSHARLTYNKVSAMLETPKLAESRKLRGEYSEVLPDLKQLYALYKVLLAARHVRGAIDFETQETRIIFGSERKIAEIRPTVRNDAHKLIEECMLAANVATAEFLKKHEIPALYRVHDGPPPERLEKLRAFLGELGLSLHKGKEGPTPKDYQALLASIKDRPDFHLIQTVMLRSLSQAVYSADNQGHFGLNYEAYTHFTSPIRRYPDLLTHRAIRSVIHSKMNTPHVKRAGAMTIPKARIYPYDEAALEQLGEQCSMSERRADEATRDVVNWLKCEYMKDRVGESFPGVITAVTGFGLFVELTDIYVEGLVHVTALPADYYHFDPVHHRLAGERTGRSFRLGDTVEVRVMRVDLDERKIDFEMAEKTISAPIGRKKRGAETSAPAAKAAEPASSRSGRGSAKEKASEAYRPSDAAAKNAEVRKSREMKQALLAEAKNGGKGASGKAGRSAPDKAASKPSKHRKGPPKAGSAPAKSGGARKPKAKS; encoded by the coding sequence ATGGCCGATTGGCAGTCCCTCGATCCCGAGGCCGCTCGTGAAGCGGAAAAATATGAAAACCCTATTCCTAGCCGCGAACTGATCCTGGCGCATCTCGCCGATCGGGGTTCGCCCGCCAGCCGCGAGCAATTGGTCGAAGAATTCGGGCTGACCACCGAGGACCAGCTCGAAGCCCTGCGCCGCCGCTTGCGCGCCATGGAGCGCGACGCCCAGTTGATCTACACCCGCCGCGGCACTTATGCGCCGGTGGACAAGCTCGACCTGATTCTGGGCCGCATCGCCGGCCATCGCGACGGCTTTGGGTTCCTGATTCCGGACGACGGCAGCGACGACCTGTTCATGAGCCCGGCGCAGATGCGCCTGGTGTTCGACGGTGACCGGGCCCTGGCTCGCGTCTCCGGCCTGGACCGCCGCGGTCGTCGTGAAGGCGTGATCGTCGAGGTGGTGTCCCGCGCCCACGAAAGCATCGTCGGTCGTTATTTCGAAGAAGGCGGCATCGGTTTCGTCGTCGCCGACAACCCGAAGATCCAACAGGAAGTGCTGGTTACCCCGGGCCGCAATGCCGACGCCAAGGTCGGTCAGTTCGTCGAAGTGAAGATCACCCACTGGCCTACCCCGCGCTTCCAGCCCCAAGGGGACGTGGTGGAAGTGGTCGGCAACTACATGGCCCCGGGCATGGAGATCGATGTCGCCCTGCGCACCTACGACATCCCACACGTCTGGCCCGATGCGGTCATGAAGGAGGCTTCCAAGCTCAAGCCGGAAGTCGAAGAGAAGGACAAGGAAAAACGCATCGACTTGCGTCACCTGCCGTTTGTCACCATCGACGGTGAGGATGCCCGGGACTTCGACGACGCGGTCTACTGCGAAGCCCGGCCCGGCAAGCTGCGCCTGTTCTCCGGCGGTTGGAAGCTGTACGTGGCCATCGCCGACGTTTCCAGCTACGTGAAGCTCGGTTCGGCGCTGGACGCCGAAGCGCAGGTGCGCGGCAACTCGGTGTACTTCCCCGAGCGCGTGGTGCCGATGCTGCCTGAGCAACTGTCCAACGGTCTGTGCTCGCTCAACCCGCATGTCGATCGCCTGGCCATGGTTTGCGAGATGACCATCTCCAAGTCCGGCGAAATGACCGACTACTGCTTCTACGAAGCGGTCATCCATTCCCACGCGCGGCTGACCTACAACAAGGTCAGCGCGATGCTGGAGACGCCGAAACTGGCCGAGTCGCGCAAGTTGCGCGGTGAGTACAGCGAAGTGTTGCCGGATCTCAAGCAGCTTTATGCGCTGTACAAGGTGTTGCTGGCGGCGCGTCATGTGCGCGGTGCAATCGATTTTGAAACCCAGGAAACCCGGATCATCTTCGGTTCCGAGCGCAAGATCGCCGAAATCCGCCCGACTGTTCGCAACGATGCGCACAAGCTGATCGAGGAATGCATGCTGGCGGCCAACGTCGCCACCGCCGAATTCCTGAAGAAGCACGAGATTCCCGCGTTGTACCGGGTCCACGACGGCCCGCCGCCGGAGCGTCTGGAAAAACTGCGGGCGTTCCTCGGCGAGCTCGGCCTTTCCTTGCACAAAGGCAAGGAAGGTCCGACACCCAAGGATTACCAGGCCCTGCTGGCCAGCATCAAGGATCGCCCGGATTTCCACCTGATCCAGACCGTGATGCTGCGTTCGTTGAGCCAGGCGGTGTACAGCGCCGATAACCAAGGCCACTTCGGCCTGAATTACGAAGCCTACACCCACTTCACGTCGCCGATCCGCCGTTACCCCGACCTGCTCACGCACCGGGCCATTCGCAGCGTGATCCATTCGAAGATGAACACTCCGCACGTCAAGCGTGCCGGTGCGATGACGATTCCGAAGGCGCGCATCTACCCGTACGACGAAGCCGCCCTCGAGCAGCTCGGCGAACAATGCTCGATGAGCGAGCGTCGTGCCGACGAAGCGACCCGTGACGTGGTGAACTGGCTCAAGTGCGAATACATGAAGGATCGCGTCGGTGAGTCGTTCCCGGGCGTGATCACGGCCGTGACCGGTTTCGGCCTGTTCGTCGAGCTGACCGATATCTACGTCGAGGGCCTGGTGCACGTCACTGCGCTGCCGGCGGACTACTATCACTTCGACCCCGTGCATCACCGCCTGGCGGGCGAGCGCACCGGTCGCAGCTTCCGCCTGGGTGATACCGTTGAAGTGCGGGTCATGCGCGTCGACCTCGACGAGCGCAAGATCGACTTCGAGATGGCGGAAAAGACCATCAGCGCGCCGATTGGCCGCAAGAAACGCGGTGCCGAAACCTCCGCGCCTGCTGCCAAGGCCGCCGAGCCGGCATCGTCCCGCTCCGGGCGCGGGTCGGCCAAGGAAAAAGCCAGCGAGGCCTATCGTCCGAGCGATGCGGCGGCGAAGAACGCCGAAGTGCGCAAAAGCCGTGAAATGAAGCAGGCGTTGCTGGCTGAAGCCAAGAACGGTGGCAAAGGAGCGTCGGGCAAGGCTGGGCGTTCGGCACCGGACAAGGCCGCCAGCAAACCGAGCAAACACCGTAAAGGCCCGCCGAAAGCGGGCTCGGCCCCGGCCAAGAGTGGCGGGGCGCGTAAACCCAAGGCCAAGTCATGA
- a CDS encoding chemotaxis protein: MSAVLSLLQSRLLRPVFVTLGIALLVQVLVAVALTRSTVTALEADLGARLGVDSQKLSAELEQAGREVTSSLDSLSANTRQRLNAGLSARLKDEQAQLRGTLEKDLRDSANDMAQLLASVAPRAMWDSDVPTLSEFARRAQRNPNVLFVIYDDAAGEHLTRYLNRENPINKALLEKGKGERALDRVLDAAKSDPSVYYLEASINPNGVEIGKVLMGVSTASVETDLKALDQRFSALIASSDQLVGDSLKGAAADSATAMRGRLQSAQATATQMQTNTSSTVQEAASTLRWRIGLGLALVGAGVLLLLAVVLGRRVVNRLKLLIAAMNDLAAGEGDLTKRVQINSKDEIGDMASAVNRFVDKLQPIVREAGDVAQRTGVEIGAMTLRNSGADAAAGMQRDEVAESLRALSQMADEAQSESQAMQAALQQVVEIRQATDENTRTSAKVSGLIEALAGQVDTGAKVIERLAQQSEQIEVVLTVIHGIAEQTNLLALNAAIEAARAGETGRGFAVVADEVRALASKTQSSTGDIQAHIVALQQGAREAVAAIGLAGRQASEGLLVLRDSARLQQTVQTSVEQVHAAIGLATQAAAHQAQGAQAVRGRVETIHVQAEKAAQAVVETTASGKVLDSLAAQLKASLGQFRA; this comes from the coding sequence GTGTCGGCCGTTCTCTCACTGTTACAAAGCCGTTTACTGCGGCCCGTGTTCGTTACCCTCGGTATCGCCCTTTTGGTGCAGGTACTGGTGGCCGTCGCGCTGACCCGGAGCACTGTCACGGCGCTGGAAGCCGATCTCGGCGCGCGGTTGGGCGTAGACAGCCAGAAACTTTCGGCAGAGCTGGAGCAGGCCGGGCGTGAGGTCACGTCGAGCCTGGACAGCCTGTCCGCCAACACTCGCCAACGGTTGAATGCCGGGCTGTCCGCGCGTCTGAAGGACGAGCAAGCGCAGTTGCGTGGGACGTTGGAGAAAGACTTGCGCGATTCCGCCAATGATATGGCGCAACTCCTGGCTTCTGTCGCGCCCCGCGCCATGTGGGACAGCGATGTGCCGACCCTTTCCGAATTCGCCCGCCGGGCCCAGCGCAACCCCAATGTTTTGTTCGTCATTTACGACGACGCTGCCGGTGAACACCTGACTCGCTACCTGAACCGGGAAAACCCGATCAACAAGGCGTTGCTGGAGAAGGGCAAGGGCGAGCGGGCGCTGGACAGGGTGTTGGATGCGGCGAAGAGCGATCCTTCGGTGTATTACCTCGAAGCGTCGATCAACCCCAATGGCGTGGAGATCGGCAAGGTATTGATGGGGGTTTCCACCGCGTCCGTCGAAACCGACCTGAAGGCGCTGGACCAGCGCTTTTCGGCGTTGATCGCCAGCAGTGACCAGTTGGTGGGCGATAGCCTGAAAGGCGCGGCGGCCGACAGTGCCACCGCCATGCGCGGTCGGTTGCAATCGGCCCAGGCCACGGCCACGCAAATGCAGACCAACACTTCCAGTACGGTGCAGGAAGCGGCAAGCACCTTGCGCTGGCGCATCGGTCTCGGCCTGGCGTTGGTGGGCGCTGGTGTCCTGTTGCTGCTGGCCGTGGTGCTGGGGCGTCGGGTGGTCAATCGCCTCAAGCTGCTGATCGCGGCGATGAATGACCTGGCGGCGGGCGAGGGCGACCTGACCAAGCGTGTGCAAATCAACAGCAAGGATGAGATCGGCGACATGGCCTCGGCGGTCAATCGCTTTGTGGATAAGTTGCAACCCATCGTGCGCGAGGCCGGCGATGTCGCCCAGCGTACCGGCGTGGAAATCGGCGCCATGACCTTGCGCAACTCCGGCGCCGATGCGGCAGCCGGGATGCAGCGTGATGAGGTGGCCGAGAGCTTGCGGGCGCTGTCGCAAATGGCCGACGAAGCTCAATCGGAAAGCCAGGCGATGCAGGCGGCCTTGCAGCAGGTGGTGGAGATTCGCCAGGCCACGGACGAAAACACGCGCACCTCGGCGAAGGTCAGCGGTTTGATCGAGGCGTTGGCCGGGCAAGTGGACACCGGGGCGAAGGTGATCGAGCGGCTGGCGCAGCAGAGCGAGCAGATCGAGGTGGTGCTGACGGTGATCCATGGCATTGCCGAGCAGACCAACCTGCTGGCCTTGAACGCGGCGATCGAAGCGGCCCGGGCCGGCGAGACCGGACGCGGGTTTGCGGTGGTGGCGGATGAAGTGCGGGCGCTGGCGAGCAAGACCCAGAGCTCGACGGGTGATATTCAGGCGCACATCGTGGCGTTGCAGCAGGGGGCTCGTGAGGCCGTGGCGGCGATTGGTCTGGCGGGACGTCAGGCCAGCGAGGGGTTGTTGGTGTTGCGTGACAGTGCGCGCTTGCAGCAGACGGTGCAGACCTCCGTGGAGCAGGTGCATGCGGCCATCGGCCTGGCGACTCAGGCCGCAGCTCATCAGGCCCAGGGCGCGCAAGCGGTGCGCGGGCGCGTGGAAACCATCCATGTCCAGGCCGAGAAGGCGGCCCAGGCCGTGGTGGAGACCACCGCCAGCGGCAAGGTGCTCGACAGCCTGGCTGCGCAGTTGAAGGCAAGCCTGGGGCAGTTCCGGGCCTGA
- a CDS encoding adenylosuccinate synthetase (catalyzes the formation of N6-(1,2,-dicarboxyethyl)-AMP from L-aspartate, inosine monophosphate and GTP in AMP biosynthesis), whose product MGKNVVVLGTQWGDEGKGKIVDLLTEHAAAVVRYQGGHNAGHTLVIDGEKTVLHLIPSGVLREGVQCLIGNGVVVAPDALLREIIKLEEKGVPVRERLRISPSCPLILSYHVALDQAREKARGELKIGTTGRGIGPAYEDKVARRGLRIGDLFHRERFAAKLGELLDYHNFVLVNYYKEPAIDFQKTLDECMEYAELLKPMMLDVTAELHELRRAGKDIMFEGAQGSLLDIDHGTYPYVTSSNTTAGGIATGSGFGPMYVDYILGITKAYTTRVGSGPFPTELFDDVGAFLAKRGHEFGATTGRARRCGWFDAVILRRAIDVNSISGLCLTKLDVLDGLETINICVGYKNQDGAVIDAPTDADSYIGLEPVYEQMPGWAESTVGAKTLEELPAAARNYIKRVEELVGAPIDIISTGPDRNETIVLRHPFG is encoded by the coding sequence ATGGGTAAGAATGTCGTAGTCCTGGGCACCCAGTGGGGTGATGAGGGCAAAGGCAAGATCGTTGATCTGCTGACCGAACATGCTGCCGCCGTAGTGCGCTACCAGGGTGGCCACAACGCAGGTCACACCTTGGTGATCGACGGTGAGAAGACCGTTCTGCACCTGATTCCCTCGGGCGTGCTGCGCGAAGGCGTCCAGTGCCTGATCGGCAACGGTGTGGTGGTTGCGCCCGACGCCCTGCTGCGGGAAATCATCAAGCTGGAAGAGAAAGGCGTACCGGTGCGTGAGCGCCTGCGTATCAGCCCGTCCTGCCCGCTGATCCTGTCCTACCACGTTGCACTGGACCAGGCCCGTGAAAAGGCTCGTGGCGAGCTGAAGATCGGCACCACCGGTCGCGGTATCGGCCCGGCCTACGAAGACAAGGTCGCGCGTCGCGGCCTGCGTATCGGTGACCTGTTCCATCGTGAGCGTTTCGCCGCCAAGCTGGGTGAGTTGCTGGACTACCACAACTTTGTCCTGGTCAATTACTACAAAGAGCCGGCCATCGACTTCCAGAAGACCCTGGATGAGTGCATGGAGTACGCCGAGCTCCTCAAACCGATGATGCTCGACGTCACGGCCGAACTGCACGAGCTGCGTCGTGCCGGCAAGGACATCATGTTCGAAGGCGCCCAGGGTTCGCTGCTGGACATCGACCACGGCACCTATCCGTACGTCACCAGCTCCAACACCACCGCCGGCGGTATCGCCACCGGTTCGGGTTTCGGCCCGATGTACGTGGACTACATCCTGGGCATCACCAAGGCCTACACCACGCGCGTCGGTTCGGGTCCGTTCCCGACCGAACTGTTCGACGATGTCGGCGCTTTCCTGGCCAAGCGCGGCCATGAATTCGGTGCGACCACCGGTCGTGCCCGTCGTTGTGGCTGGTTCGATGCGGTCATCCTGCGTCGCGCCATCGACGTCAACAGCATCTCGGGCCTGTGCCTGACCAAGCTGGACGTGCTGGACGGCCTGGAAACCATCAATATCTGCGTGGGCTACAAGAACCAGGACGGCGCTGTCATCGACGCACCGACCGACGCCGACAGCTACATCGGCCTGGAGCCAGTGTACGAGCAGATGCCGGGCTGGGCTGAATCGACCGTAGGCGCCAAGACCCTGGAAGAGCTGCCAGCGGCAGCCCGTAACTACATCAAGCGTGTCGAAGAGCTGGTCGGTGCGCCGATCGACATTATTTCGACGGGGCCTGACCGTAACGAAACCATCGTTCTGCGTCATCCTTTCGGCTGA
- the hisZ gene encoding ATP phosphoribosyltransferase regulatory subunit (May allow the feedback regulation of ATP phosphoribosyltransferase activity by histidine) → MATVDRWLLPDGIEEVLPPEAARIEVARRQVLDLFQSWGYEFVVTPHIEYLESLLTGAGQDLDLRTFKVIDPQSGRQMGFRADITPQVARIDAHTLRREGPSRLCYAGSVLHAQPRALSSSRSPIQLGAELYGDASPSSDVEVISLMLAMLQLADVPDVHMDLGHVGIYRGLARAAGLSGEVEQQLFDALQRKAIDEVISLTEGLPADLSGMLRALVDLCGGREVLAAARERLAHAPAPVLAALDDLLAIAERLSVRFPDLPLYFDLGELRGYHYHTGVVFAVFVPGVGQSIAQGGRYDDIGADFGRARPATGFSTDLKTLVTLGRAEIELPSGGIWMPDSTDAALWQAVCQLRSEGQRVVQALPGQPVAAAREADCDRQLIQQNGLWQVLPLAS, encoded by the coding sequence ATGGCAACGGTAGACCGCTGGCTGCTGCCAGATGGCATCGAAGAAGTACTGCCACCGGAAGCTGCGCGTATCGAAGTAGCGCGTCGGCAGGTGTTGGATCTGTTCCAGAGCTGGGGTTACGAGTTTGTCGTCACCCCGCATATCGAGTACCTGGAATCCCTGCTGACCGGCGCGGGCCAGGACCTGGATCTGCGCACCTTCAAGGTTATCGACCCTCAATCGGGCCGTCAGATGGGCTTTCGGGCCGACATCACGCCGCAAGTGGCGCGTATCGATGCCCACACCCTGCGCCGCGAAGGCCCCAGCCGCCTGTGCTATGCCGGCAGCGTGCTGCACGCCCAGCCACGTGCCTTGTCATCCTCGCGCAGCCCGATCCAGTTGGGTGCCGAGTTGTATGGCGATGCCAGCCCGAGCAGCGACGTGGAAGTCATCAGCCTGATGTTGGCCATGTTGCAACTGGCCGACGTGCCGGATGTCCACATGGACTTGGGGCATGTCGGTATTTATCGCGGCCTGGCCCGTGCGGCCGGCCTGTCTGGCGAAGTGGAGCAGCAGTTGTTCGATGCGCTGCAACGCAAGGCCATCGACGAAGTCATCAGCCTGACCGAAGGCCTGCCGGCCGATCTGTCAGGCATGCTGCGGGCGCTGGTGGACTTGTGCGGTGGTCGTGAGGTGCTGGCCGCGGCTCGCGAGCGCCTGGCCCACGCGCCGGCGCCGGTGTTGGCGGCGCTCGACGACCTGCTGGCGATTGCCGAGCGTCTGTCGGTGCGTTTCCCAGACCTGCCGCTGTATTTCGACCTGGGTGAGCTGCGCGGTTATCACTACCACACCGGTGTCGTGTTTGCCGTATTCGTGCCGGGTGTTGGCCAGTCCATCGCCCAGGGCGGGCGCTATGACGACATCGGTGCCGACTTCGGTCGCGCCCGTCCGGCGACCGGCTTCTCTACCGATTTGAAAACCCTGGTGACCCTGGGGCGTGCTGAGATCGAGCTACCGTCTGGCGGTATCTGGATGCCTGACAGTACGGATGCGGCACTCTGGCAGGCCGTCTGCCAGTTGCGCAGCGAGGGTCAGCGTGTCGTCCAGGCCTTGCCTGGGCAACCTGTGGCCGCCGCCCGTGAAGCGGACTGCGACCGGCAATTGATTCAGCAGAATGGGCTTTGGCAAGTATTGCCGCTGGCTTCTTGA
- a CDS encoding membane protease HflC: MSNKSLIALIVGVVVAIAAWNCFYIVAQTERAVLLQFGRVVQADVQPGLHVKVPYVNKVRKFDARLMTLDAPTQRFLTLEKKAVMVDAYAKWRVKDAERFYTATSGLKQIADERLSRRLESGLRDQFGKRTLHEVVSGERDALMADITRSLNSMAEKELGIEVIDVRVKAIDLPKEVNRSVFERMSTEREREAREHRAKGNELAEGIRADADRQRRVLLAEAYRESEEVRGDGDAQAAAIYAKAYGQDQEFYGFYRSLRAYRESFANKSDVMVLDPSSDFFHYLEKAKP; encoded by the coding sequence ATGAGCAATAAATCGCTGATCGCCCTTATTGTCGGTGTCGTCGTGGCGATCGCTGCCTGGAACTGCTTCTACATCGTGGCTCAGACCGAGCGTGCGGTGTTGCTGCAATTCGGTCGCGTGGTCCAGGCTGATGTCCAGCCGGGGCTGCATGTGAAAGTGCCGTACGTCAACAAGGTGCGCAAGTTCGACGCCCGCCTGATGACGCTGGATGCGCCGACGCAACGCTTCCTGACGCTGGAAAAGAAAGCCGTGATGGTGGATGCCTACGCCAAGTGGCGCGTGAAGGACGCCGAGCGTTTCTACACCGCGACCTCCGGCCTCAAGCAGATCGCCGACGAACGTCTGTCCCGTCGTTTGGAATCGGGCCTGCGTGACCAGTTCGGCAAGCGCACGCTGCATGAAGTGGTGTCCGGTGAGCGTGATGCGCTCATGGCCGACATCACCCGTTCGCTGAACTCGATGGCGGAAAAGGAGCTGGGTATCGAGGTGATCGATGTCCGGGTCAAGGCCATCGACCTGCCGAAGGAAGTCAACCGCAGCGTGTTCGAGCGGATGAGCACCGAGCGTGAGCGTGAGGCTCGTGAGCACCGCGCCAAGGGTAACGAGCTGGCGGAAGGCATTCGTGCCGACGCCGATCGTCAGCGTCGCGTGTTGCTGGCCGAAGCCTATCGTGAATCGGAAGAGGTTCGCGGTGATGGCGACGCCCAGGCGGCTGCGATCTACGCCAAGGCCTACGGCCAGGACCAGGAGTTCTACGGGTTCTACCGTAGCCTGCGTGCCTACCGTGAAAGCTTTGCGAACAAATCCGACGTCATGGTCCTGGACCCAAGCAGCGACTTCTTCCACTACCTGGAGAAGGCCAAGCCTTGA
- a CDS encoding membrane protein — protein sequence MAWNEPGGNSNNQDPWGGKRRNNGDRKGPPDLDEAFRKLQESLNGLFGGGKKRGDDGGGRPGKSGGFGLLGIGLVVLAAVWLYSAVYVVDEQEQAVVLRFGKYYETVGPGLNIYFPPIDQKYLENVTRERAYSKQGQMLTEDENIVEVPLTVQYKITNLQDFVLNVDQPEVSLQHATESALRHVVGSTAMDQVLTEGRELMASEIKERLQRFLDTYRTGITVTQVNVQSAAAPREVQEAFDDVIRAREDEQRSRNQAETYANGVVPEARGQAQRIIEDANGYRDEVVSRAKGEADRFTKLVAEYRKAPEVTRQRLYLDTMQEVFSNTSKVLVTGNKNGQSNLLYLPLDKMVEGGRSSVTAPPVGSTSAASNEANARAAADLQQQQARTRESR from the coding sequence ATGGCTTGGAATGAGCCGGGTGGCAACTCGAACAATCAGGATCCTTGGGGTGGCAAGCGTCGTAACAACGGCGACCGCAAGGGGCCGCCGGATCTCGACGAGGCCTTCCGAAAGCTGCAGGAAAGCCTGAACGGTTTGTTCGGTGGCGGTAAAAAACGTGGTGATGATGGCGGCGGCCGTCCGGGCAAGAGCGGCGGTTTCGGCCTGCTCGGCATCGGTCTCGTCGTGTTGGCGGCTGTCTGGCTTTACAGTGCGGTCTATGTCGTGGACGAGCAGGAGCAGGCCGTGGTGCTGCGCTTCGGCAAGTACTACGAGACCGTCGGCCCGGGCCTGAACATCTATTTCCCGCCGATCGACCAGAAGTACCTGGAAAACGTCACGCGTGAACGTGCGTACAGCAAGCAGGGCCAGATGCTCACCGAAGACGAGAACATCGTCGAAGTGCCGCTGACCGTGCAGTACAAGATCACCAACCTGCAAGACTTCGTACTGAATGTCGACCAGCCGGAAGTCAGCCTGCAGCACGCGACCGAAAGTGCCCTGCGCCATGTGGTGGGTTCCACCGCCATGGACCAGGTCCTGACCGAAGGCCGCGAGCTGATGGCCAGCGAGATCAAGGAGCGCCTGCAACGGTTCCTCGATACCTATCGCACCGGTATCACGGTGACCCAGGTCAACGTGCAGAGCGCCGCGGCGCCGCGTGAAGTCCAGGAAGCCTTCGATGACGTGATCCGTGCCCGTGAAGACGAGCAGCGTTCGCGCAACCAGGCCGAAACCTATGCCAACGGCGTCGTGCCGGAAGCACGTGGCCAGGCCCAGCGCATCATCGAAGATGCCAACGGTTACCGCGATGAAGTGGTTTCCCGCGCCAAGGGTGAGGCCGATCGTTTCACCAAGCTGGTGGCCGAGTACCGCAAGGCCCCTGAGGTGACCCGTCAGCGCCTGTACCTGGACACCATGCAGGAAGTCTTCAGCAACACCAGCAAGGTCCTCGTGACCGGCAACAAGAATGGCCAGAGCAACCTGCTGTACCTGCCGCTGGACAAGATGGTCGAAGGGGGACGCAGCAGCGTCACCGCGCCACCTGTCGGCAGCACGTCGGCCGCCAGCAATGAAGCCAATGCCCGCGCGGCGGCGGACCTGCAGCAACAGCAAGCACGTACCAGGGAGAGTCGCTGA
- a CDS encoding GTPase HflX gives MFFERHGGGERTILVHLDGQDPEAREDPQEFQELALSAGAETVAFFNVPRHRPTAKFLIGSGKVEELRDLIKAEHVDLVIFNHILTPSQERNLERVFECRVIDRTGLILDIFAQRARTHEGKLQVELAQLEHMSTRLVRGWTHLERQKGGIGLRGPGETQLETDRRLLRVRLRQIKGRLEKVRSQREQSRRGRKRAEIPTVSLVGYTNAGKSTLFNNVTQSDVYAADQLFATLDPTLRRLDLDDLGPIVLADTVGFIRHLPHKLVEAFRATLEESSNSDLLLHVIDAAEPDRMLQIEQVMVVLGEIGAQDLPILEVYNKLDLLEGVEPQIQRDADGKPQRVWLSARDGSGLDLLKQAVAELLGDDLFVGTLKLPQRFARLRAQFFELGAVQKEEHDDEGTCLLAVRLPRSELNRLVSREGLQPMEFIEQHTLQ, from the coding sequence TTGTTCTTTGAGCGCCACGGTGGTGGTGAACGGACCATTCTCGTTCACCTGGATGGACAGGACCCTGAGGCGCGCGAAGATCCGCAGGAGTTTCAGGAATTGGCACTTTCGGCCGGCGCCGAGACCGTCGCGTTCTTCAACGTGCCGCGTCATCGGCCAACCGCCAAGTTCCTGATCGGCAGTGGCAAGGTCGAGGAGTTGCGCGACCTGATCAAGGCCGAGCACGTCGATTTGGTGATTTTCAATCACATCCTCACGCCTAGCCAGGAACGCAACCTCGAACGTGTCTTCGAGTGTCGCGTGATCGACCGGACCGGTCTGATTCTCGATATCTTCGCCCAACGCGCCCGCACCCATGAGGGCAAGCTCCAGGTCGAACTGGCCCAGCTTGAGCACATGAGTACGCGGCTGGTTCGCGGCTGGACTCACCTTGAGCGGCAAAAGGGCGGTATCGGCCTGCGCGGCCCGGGTGAAACCCAGTTGGAAACCGACCGGCGCCTGTTGCGGGTTCGCCTGCGCCAGATCAAGGGGCGCCTGGAAAAGGTCCGCAGCCAACGCGAACAATCGCGACGCGGCCGCAAGCGCGCGGAGATCCCGACGGTTTCACTGGTGGGTTATACCAACGCCGGCAAATCGACCCTGTTCAACAACGTCACCCAATCCGACGTCTATGCCGCCGACCAGTTGTTCGCCACGCTCGACCCGACCCTGCGCCGGCTCGACCTGGACGACCTCGGGCCGATCGTGCTGGCCGACACCGTGGGCTTCATCCGTCACTTGCCGCACAAACTGGTCGAGGCTTTCCGGGCTACGCTCGAAGAGTCGAGCAACTCCGACCTGCTGCTGCACGTGATCGATGCCGCCGAGCCGGACCGGATGCTGCAGATCGAGCAGGTGATGGTGGTGCTGGGCGAGATCGGGGCCCAGGACTTGCCGATCCTCGAGGTATACAACAAACTCGATTTGCTCGAGGGCGTGGAGCCGCAGATCCAGCGCGATGCCGACGGCAAGCCGCAACGGGTCTGGTTGTCGGCCCGCGACGGCAGCGGCCTGGACCTGCTCAAGCAGGCCGTGGCCGAGCTGCTCGGCGACGATCTGTTCGTGGGAACCCTGAAGTTGCCGCAACGTTTCGCCCGGCTGCGTGCCCAGTTCTTCGAGCTGGGCGCGGTGCAAAAAGAAGAACACGACGACGAAGGCACCTGCCTGCTGGCGGTGCGCCTGCCTCGATCGGAGCTGAACCGTCTGGTCAGTCGCGAAGGACTGCAACCGATGGAATTCATCGAGCAACACACTTTGCAATAA
- a CDS encoding RNA-binding protein Hfq translates to MSKGHSLQDPYLNTLRKEKVGVSIYLVNGIKLQGTIESFDQFVILLKNTVSQMVYKHAISTVVPVRPIRLPSATESEGGDAEPGNA, encoded by the coding sequence ATGTCAAAAGGGCATTCGCTACAAGACCCTTACTTGAACACTTTACGTAAAGAAAAAGTTGGGGTGTCCATCTATCTCGTCAACGGGATCAAACTGCAAGGCACGATCGAGTCTTTCGACCAGTTCGTCATCCTTCTGAAAAACACCGTCAGCCAGATGGTCTACAAGCACGCGATCTCCACCGTTGTGCCAGTTCGTCCAATTCGTCTGCCTAGCGCAACCGAATCCGAAGGCGGTGACGCTGAACCGGGTAACGCCTGA